A single region of the Streptomyces caelestis genome encodes:
- a CDS encoding spermidine synthase has translation MNELIPVTRDVDHGTAKLMPDIDRERAWLLTVDGAPQSYVDLDDPTHLEFEYTRRLGHVLDVVAEPGRALDVVHLGGGAFTLPRYVAVTRPGSRQDVVEADRGLLELVSGHLPLPQGANIALHAADARLWLENAPAASADVLLADVFSGSRVPAHLTSVTYVREAARVLRGTGVYLANLPDAAPFGFLRSQLATLATVFEELVLIAEPAVLRGRRFGNAVLVAGRQPIDIAALARLTAADAFPARVEHGVALRAFIGGARAVRDEDAVPSPEPPDGAFGIG, from the coding sequence GTGAACGAGCTCATCCCCGTGACACGCGACGTCGATCACGGCACCGCCAAGCTGATGCCCGACATCGATCGGGAACGGGCCTGGTTGCTGACCGTGGACGGGGCGCCGCAGTCCTACGTCGATCTCGACGACCCCACGCATCTGGAGTTCGAGTACACAAGGCGGCTCGGGCATGTGCTGGATGTCGTGGCCGAGCCGGGGCGGGCGCTGGACGTGGTGCATCTCGGGGGTGGGGCGTTCACCTTGCCGCGGTACGTGGCCGTGACCCGGCCGGGGTCACGGCAGGACGTCGTCGAGGCCGACCGGGGGCTGCTGGAGCTGGTGTCCGGGCATCTGCCGTTGCCCCAGGGCGCGAACATCGCCCTGCACGCGGCGGACGCGCGCCTCTGGCTGGAGAACGCTCCCGCGGCCTCGGCGGACGTTCTCCTCGCGGACGTCTTCAGCGGGTCGCGGGTGCCGGCCCACCTCACATCGGTCACCTACGTCCGTGAGGCCGCCCGGGTGCTGCGGGGGACCGGGGTCTATCTCGCCAATCTCCCCGACGCAGCTCCTTTCGGCTTCCTGCGGTCGCAACTCGCCACGCTGGCCACCGTCTTCGAGGAGCTGGTGCTGATCGCCGAGCCGGCGGTGCTGCGGGGGCGGCGGTTCGGGAACGCCGTGCTCGTCGCCGGGCGGCAGCCGATCGACATCGCCGCCCTGGCCCGGCTCACCGCCGCCGACGCCTTCCCCGCCCGGGTCGAACACGGCGTCGCCCTGCGGGCGTTCATCGGCGGTGCGCGGGCGGTGCGGGACGAGGACGCCGTG
- the tuf gene encoding elongation factor Tu codes for MSKTAYIRTKPHLNIGTMGHVDHGKTTLTAAITKVLAERGTGTFVPFDRIDRAPEEAARGITINIAHVEYETDTRHYAHVDMPGHADYVKNMVTGAAQLDGAILVVSALDGVMPQTAEHVLLARQVGVDHIVVALNKADAGDEELTDLVELEVRDLLTAHGYGGDSVPVVRVSGLKALEGDPRWTASIEALLDAVDTYVPMPERYLDAPFLLSVENVLTITGRGTVVTGAVERGVVRVGDKVEVLEASVETVVTGLETFGKPMEEAQAGDNVALLLRGVPRDAVRRGQVVAAPGSVVPSRRFTAQVYVLSAREGGRTTAVSSGYRPQFYIRTADVVGDVDLGEVAAARPGDTVVMTVELGRDVPLEAGLGFAIREGGRTVGAGTVTAVG; via the coding sequence ATGTCCAAGACGGCCTACATCCGCACGAAACCGCACCTCAACATCGGCACGATGGGTCATGTCGACCACGGCAAGACCACCCTGACGGCCGCCATCACCAAGGTCCTCGCCGAGCGCGGCACCGGCACCTTCGTGCCGTTCGACCGGATCGACCGGGCGCCCGAGGAGGCGGCGCGCGGCATCACCATCAACATCGCGCACGTCGAGTACGAGACCGACACGCGGCACTACGCGCACGTCGACATGCCGGGCCATGCCGACTACGTCAAGAACATGGTCACCGGCGCCGCGCAGCTCGACGGGGCGATCCTCGTCGTCTCCGCGCTCGACGGGGTCATGCCGCAGACCGCCGAACACGTGCTGCTCGCCCGGCAGGTGGGCGTCGACCACATCGTGGTCGCCCTCAACAAGGCCGACGCGGGCGACGAGGAGCTGACCGACCTGGTCGAGCTGGAGGTACGCGACCTGCTCACCGCGCACGGCTACGGCGGTGACTCCGTACCCGTGGTGCGCGTCTCCGGCCTGAAGGCGCTGGAAGGGGACCCGCGCTGGACGGCCTCGATCGAGGCGCTGCTCGACGCGGTGGACACGTACGTGCCGATGCCGGAGCGGTATCTGGACGCGCCGTTCCTGCTGTCGGTGGAGAACGTGCTGACCATCACCGGGCGGGGGACCGTGGTCACCGGTGCGGTGGAGCGGGGCGTGGTGCGGGTCGGGGACAAGGTCGAGGTGCTCGAGGCTTCCGTCGAGACGGTGGTCACGGGGCTGGAGACCTTCGGCAAGCCGATGGAGGAGGCGCAGGCCGGGGACAACGTGGCGTTGCTGCTGCGCGGGGTTCCGCGGGATGCCGTCCGGCGGGGGCAGGTCGTCGCCGCGCCGGGCAGCGTCGTGCCGAGTCGTCGCTTCACTGCGCAGGTGTATGTGCTGTCCGCGCGTGAGGGCGGGCGTACGACCGCTGTCTCCAGCGGGTACCGGCCGCAGTTCTACATCCGTACGGCGGATGTGGTCGGGGACGTCGACCTGGGGGAGGTCGCTGCGGCCCGGCCCGGAGACACGGTTGTCATGACCGTGGAGCTGGGGAGGGACGTGCCGCTGGAGGCGGGGCTCGGGTTCGCCATTCGTGAGGGTGGGCGGACCGTGGGGGCGGGGACCGTGACTGCCGTCGGGTGA